Proteins encoded by one window of Danaus plexippus chromosome Z, MEX_DaPlex, whole genome shotgun sequence:
- the LOC116777078 gene encoding G-protein-signaling modulator 2, whose protein sequence is MSVSASAENLSTEAQSCDGGSMCLELALEGERLCKAGDCRAGVAFFQAAIQAGTDDLRTLSAIYSQLGNAYFYLGDYNKAMQYHKHDLTLARTMNDKLGEAKASGNLGNTLKVMGKFSEAIQCCKRHLEISRSLGDRLSEGRALYNLGNVYHAQGKQLGRVGQNDPGHFPQEVRDCLMQAVAYYEENLELMRSLGDRQAMGRACGNLGNTCYLLGDFTRAIKYHTERLRIAQEVGDRAAERRANSNLGNSHIFLGQFENAAEHYKRTLALAEDLGDAAVEAQACYSLGNTYTLLREYRIAEEYHARHLSAARRLQDRVGEGRACWSLGNAHAALGNHEKALYYAKEHYNISKELGDVLGMATAQMNIGDLCKVLGLPAEQTPAPPDDAPAPRTPFNALRVRRQSMEQLSLIQITPDSKKKDGENISRGESDEGDPSEFIELVARCQSDRMDEQRASLDKNKENRPKLQRSASNGKNQASDSVVDMMEMISVLQSERMDSQRAELRPLKKTKEAKATSLPGLRPMLTSSTRPEEDFLDMIARVQGTRLDDQRSELPRPKPKEVAPDDAFFNQLMRVQSGRMEDQRANIPLKSANSKK, encoded by the exons ATGTCCGTTAGTGCGAGTGCTGAGAACCTTTCAACTGAGGCACAG AGTTGCGATGGTGGTTCAATGTGCCTCGAACTGGCTTTGGAAGGTGAAAGGCTATGTAAGGCAGGAGACTGTCGTGCTGGGGTCGCATTCTTCCAAGCCGCTATACAGGCGGGTACAGACGACCTGCGTACCCTCAGCGCCATATACAGCCAGTTGGGCAATGCATACTTCTACTTAGGAGATTACAATAAAGCTATGCAATATCATAAACATGATCTGACATTAGCTAG AACAATGAACGATAAATTAGGCGAAGCGAAGGCATCAGGCAACTTGGGTAACACATTGAAAGTAATGGGAAAATTCAGTGAGGCTATCCAATGTTGCAAACGTCATTTAGAAATCTCCCGTTCACTGGGCGACAGGTTGAGTGAAGGTCGGGCGCTTTACAACCTGGGGAACGTGTACCACGCCCAGGGGAAGCAACTGGGGAGGGTCGGCCAGAACGATCCAGGACATTTCCCACAGGAAGTTAGGGACTGTCTGATGCAGGCGGTCGCTTACTATGA AGAGAATCTCGAACTAATGCGAAGTCTGGGCGATCGCCAAGCTATGGGTCGAGCGTGCGGCAACCTGGGGAACACTTGCTATCTGCTGGGTGACTTCACCCGGGCCATTAAATATCACACAGAGAGACTGCGGATAGCCCAAGAGGTTGGTGATCGTGCTGCCGAACGAAGAGCTAACAGCAATCTGGGCAATTCACATATATTCCTCGGTCAATTTGAGAATGCAGCTGAACATTATAA GCGGACGTTGGCTTTAGCGGAAGACCTGGGAGATGCAGCTGTCGAGGCACAGGCGTGCTACTCGCTAGGGAACACGTACACCCTGCTGAGGGAGTACAGGATCGCTGAGGAGTACCACGCGAGGCATCTCTCCGCGGCCAGGAGATTGCAGGACAGAGTAGGTGAAGGCAGAGCTTGCTGGTCGCTGGGAAACGCGCACGCCGCGCTCGGCAATCACGAGAAAGCGCTATATTACGCTAAGGAGCATTACAATATATCCAAAGAG CTAGGGGACGTCCTGGGCATGGCCACAGCACAGATGAACATAGGTGATCTGTGCAAAGTCCTGGGTCTGCCTGCGGAACAAACCCCAGCCCCACCTGATGATGCACCAGCCCCTAGAACGCCCTTCAACGCGCTCAGGGTGCGAAGACAGAGCATGGAACAGTTGTCTTTAATACag ATAACTCCTGACTCTAAGAAGAAGGACGGCGAGAACATCAGCCGGGGCGAGTCGGACGAAGGTGATCCGTCGGAGTTCATAGAGCTGGTGGCTCGGTGTCAGTCTGATAGAATGGACGAGCAGCGAGCAAGCCTTGACAAGAACAAGGAGAACAGACCCAAGCTACAGAGATCCGCGAGCAACGGAAAGAACCA GGCTTCGGACAGCGTCGTGGATATGATGGAGATGATATCGGTGCTGCAGTCCGAGCGCATGGATTCCCAGCGCGCGGAGCTCCGCCCTCTCAAGAAGACCAAGGAAGCGAAGGCCACCTCCCTGCCAGGCCTTCGCCCCATGCTCACTAGCAGCACCAGGCCCGAGGAGGACTTCCTTGACATGATCGCACGTGTCCAG GGCACTCGTCTGGACGACCAGCGCTCGGAACTGCCCCGTCCTAAGCCGAAGGAGGTCGCCCCGGACGACGCGTTCTTCAATCAGCTGATGCGCGTTCAGTCCGGTCGCATGGAGGACCAGCGGGCCAAC atcCCGCTGAAGTCGGCCAACTCCAAGAAGTAA